CTTCTGATGATCTAACTCTGTATATTCTTGATGGTTTAAGTGAGGATTACACTGGGATTGTAGGGTCTATCAGCACGCGTGAGCATGCTTTTTCTTTTGAAGAGCTAAAGGATATTTTAATCGCTTAAGAGAACTTTATGAATCGTCTGCATACCAACAATTCTAACATCTTGGCTACTGCCAACTTCACTCAAAAACAACTAGGTGGTTCCTCCACTTCTGGTTCTAAAACTCATCACCCTTGGCAGGGTCAAGGTGGTCGTGGCAATCCCTCATGGCAAGGCAGAGGTGGTCGTGGAAATGGCCACGGACTGGGATTTTCTCGTCTTATTTGTCAACTGTGTGAACGTCCAGGCCACCCTGCTAACCGctatttcaaattcaaaatttcaacaaatcTGGCACCCAGTTACCACTTTGCTCCTGTATCTAGTTATCCACCATCTGTGCATTATGCTTCCACTACTGCATCCCAAAATCATGCTGCTGATCCCAACTCCTCTTGGTTACTGGACTCTGGTGCTAGTCATAATATGACACCATATTTCAACAATCTTTCCATTCATTTAGAATATGATGAAACTGATGAAGTAAAGCTAGGTGATGGATCAGGTTTGCCAATCTCACACACGGGCACCACATTTTTCCCTATGCACACACGATGTCTGAAAGTCACTAACACTCTCTGTGTGCATatgttaaataaaaatttattatatgtTTATGAGTTAACTTAAACATAATGATGCCTCCGttaaatttttcttttctcattgtCTTATTAAGGACCTACATACGGGTGAAATTATGGCTAAAGGACGCTGCTCTGATGGTgtttattattttgatcctcCCCAAATATCTTGTTTTGTTGCCTCAACTTCTGTATCCAGCATTCGGACTACTCTGGATGGTTGGCACCATCGTTTGGGCCATCCCTCCTTTAATATGTTTTCTACTATTATGAATAATGCATCTCTGCCATGTACTCAGCAGATTTCTTGTACTGCTCTTCCATGTACTTCctgcatattaaataaaatgcaCAAGCAACCGTTTGGTGCTTCTACTGTTTCCAGTACCTCTCCCTTACATGTTGTGTACAGTGATGTTTGGGGCCTTGCTCCTATGCAATCCATTGATGGTTATACCTACTATATTATTTTTGTGGATCACCATACGAGATATACTTGGTTATTTCCCTTACATGCCAAATCTGAAGTTTTTAATGTCTTTTTACAATTTAAACGTTTGGTGGAAAAGCAGTTTCAACAACTTATTTGCACTCTCTACACTGACAATGGTGGCGAATatcaaaaattgaaaacttATCTTAATCAAGAAGGGATCAGCTGGTTCACTTCTCCACCCTATACGCCTCAGCATGTAGCTCTTGCTGAACGTAAACACAGGCATCTTACAGTGACAGCTCGTACTCTTCTCCATGCTGCCAAACTACCTTATACCTTTTGGAGTTTTTGCGTTTCAAACTGCTACCTACGTAATCAACAGACTGCCTCTTTCCTCCACATCCTCTATTAGTCCctttcaaaaattatttcaaCAAGTTCCAAACTATATCAAGCTACGTACCTTTGGCTGTGAATGTTACCCTTGGCTTGGCCCATATACTTCCCATAAACTTCCACGTCGATCTCTACCTTGTCTTTTTATTGGTTACTCCACTACCCAGAGCTCTTACAAGTGTTTTGACCTAGTCACTCATAAAGTGTATCTTTCCTGTCATGTCAAGTTCAATGAACATCACTTTCCATCATATACACCTTCCGTACTTCCTCACTCTATTCCTACTGTTTCAAATGTTGACTCTTCTGCCTCTCTTGTTGTAGTTTCACCACCTCTTTCCTCTACCCCAGTATCTCATACACCTGCTCCTATCATGTCACCATCTCATGTTAGTTCTCCTACTCCTCCTGTTAATCTTGCTCCATCTGCTACTACCACTTCTCGAGTCACTACCCGATCCATGAACAACGTGTTCCATCCTAAGAAACTCCATCTCACCACTGTTCATCCTCTTCCTTTGTCTCATGAACCACGTACTGTCAAAACTGCCTTAGCTCATCCATTATGGAAAGCTGCCATGCAAGCTGAATTTAATGCTCTCATGCAACATCAAACATGGACGTTGGTCCCCCCCTTCTCCTGATTATCATCCAATCGGATCCGAATGCATTTTTCGCCTCAAATATCATCCTGATGGGTCTATCGCCCGCTACAAGGCACGTTTGGTTTCTCAGGGCTATGCTCAAAGTCCGTGCCTTGATTATACACATACTTTTAGCCCTGTTGTGTGCCCTGCAACTGTTCGAATTGTTCTTACTATTGCTGTGTCCCGTTAGACATCAATAATGCTTTTCTTCATGGCTCTCTTCAAGAAACTATTTATATGAAGCAACCTCGTGGCTTTACGGATCCcaatcatcctcatcatctaTGCAAACTCCATAAATCTATCTATGGTTTGAAACAGGCCCCACGGGCCTAGTATATGGCTCTTAGTAATTGTCTTCTTCGACTTGGCTTTGTTCGCTCTGTTGCAgattcttctccttttgttctCCAAGAAAATAATCATTTAATGTATATATTAGTTTATGTGGATGATCTTATTTTAACTAGTTCTAATCCTTGTATTCTTCGCAGGCTTACCACGACTCTCTCTACTTCATTCTCCCTGAAAGGGCTTGGTGATCTCTCTTACTTCCTCGGCATTGAGGTTCATCCCAGTGCCATTGGTCTGTTTCTCTCACAACAGAAGTACATTCGTGACATCTTGGATCGTGCTGACATGGCTGGTGCCAAAGCTGTCCATACACCTTTGCCTTCTCATTTCACCACTAATGCTACAGAAGGAGAGCCTCTAGTCAATCCCACTCCTTACAGACAATTACTTGGTGCACTGCAATATCTTAGTCTTACACGGCCTGACATCAGCTTCCCAATTAATCGTCTTGCCCAGTTTATGGCTGCTCCTACGTCTACTCATTGGACTCTTCTCAAACGTGTGCTGCGGTATCTCAAAGGCACTCTTACCTTGGGTCTTCACATCCGTTGGGATTCTTCTCTCCAACTTCATACCTATACTGATTCAACTTGTTTGACACCCCTACCTCTCAATGCTTACTCTGACTCTGATTGGGTTGGCAATCCCGACGATCGTTCTTCCACCTCAGCCTATTTGGTGTTTCTTAGCTCTACTTTAATTTACTGGAAATCTCAAAAACAGAAGGTGGTTGCGCGTTCTTCAACTAAGGTAGAGTATCGAGCCCTTGCCTTCGCTGTGTCCGAAGTTGTTTGGCTTCAAAGCTTACTGCGTGAACTTCATCTTCCAGTTTCTTCAACCCCTACTAtttattgtgacaatcaaggtGCTACCAATCTGAGTCTTAATCCTGTTCAACATTCTTGTATGAAACATATCGCCATTGACTTGCATTTTGTTCGTGCTCTTGTCAACAATGGTTCAGTTCAAGTTCAGAAAATTTCAACTCTTATTCAACTTGCTGATCTTCTCACTAAATCTTTATCTCGCGCTCGCTTTGTTGATCTTCGTTCCAAGCTTGGAGTGGTTTTACCCCCCTTCAGCTTGCGGGGGTGTAAAGAGAGTATATTACAATATGTAGAGCAACCCAATAAGAATCAAGACTCAAGTCACAACAAGCCCAAATGCTAAGCCCATGTATTGTGTATCTTGTTTTTAAATATTACTTGTCTCACAACGGATAGTTGTGTACAACTGTTAGTCCTGTCACAGTTCATTGTCTTGTCTCCATTTATGACCGTTGAATATGTCTTCTATTTAGGTTGTATtgttcatttgttttctttaatgaAAATAATCTCCATCAATCCCGTTTAATAGGAACgtatattttatttagtgttttgtgAATTGATGCTTAGCTAGCTGACATCTATTAGCTAGAGTCGGTTGTTTCAACTGATTATTAACTTGTTTAGCTGTAGAGTAAGTCAGTTTTGACATGGATATGAAACGAAGAGCAATCTCCCCAACTGTGTCTTTTTTGTTCTCTCTAAATTCTCCTTTCTCCATTTCCATCCCTTTGTGCTAGGTCAAGGTTTAAAAGACACTATCACCTACTCAATGTTTCATAAAGGATCGACTCACTTCAAATATGACTGAAATGGGGAGTATGCGTGACGGGGTTTATTACTTAGATAGCTAGTTCCAGAACATGGCTCTTTTGCTGTCGGTGCTTTTAAGACTCCATGCTCTAACTCACGGCATTCACGAATTGATGTGAACAGGAAATATGTCATGTCTTATGTGCATTACACATTTATTTGTGGAGTGGGGGAATTGGCAGTTACAAGTTCATTCGTTTAATGTTGAGAGTGGCTCAACTACAAACTACCTATGCCTTAAATTAGTTCAAATGCCACAATAATAAGGTCTAGTTTTTGCATggcaaatttaaattttttttccccttgtcaAGGACATTTATCAGAAATGGACCAGATATTGAAGTGAAGCCAGGTTAATACAATATATAAATGGAAGACATCATCCCTATATAATTTTTAACATGCCAAAAACCAACATTAATCACACCATGTTTTTATGATTTAGCCACGGGTCTTAACCTTTACATAATTTTCAAGTGCATCCATCTCTCAACtctttttgaatattttaacTAGTGAGAGAGTAAAATATAATatgaaaatctcaaaaatggcTAAAAGGCTTTAGGTAAGCcctatatttttttatcaacgagaggtgactcggttgacaatcgattgagtgAGGCATATTGTGTTCAATATTCGATtttaatgaaaaacatatttctcaataccatttctttcttttaaaaaaaattagaaaacacTCTCTCTATTTTTACCTCTCAATGCAATGATTAATGAacttaaaaaaaggaagaaaaccgGTCAATTGACTTAGTTTGAATAAAGCTTTAGCTAAAATTCCCGTTAATCATGTCAGATTTGGTAGGGGCCTCATACCTATAATTCCATAATTCCAATGTACACGTGTCAAGATCAAGAAGGCACACAAACCCTGGCCCACAAGTGGAAATTCACATGATGGGGTGGAATGTGGGAGCAATTAAGGATTGTGTGTGGCTCTCCTACCCCTCCCCAACCGCAGGCCTTTATTATAATAATCTCCCATTAAATTATCTCTACTAActgtttttaatttcttaaaaagCCTGTCCATACCCTTTTTGAGATCTCACTTGACTGCCCTCTTTCTCTTCTGTGGTCGATTCGCAGCTTCTGATCTCTTGGGAAGTCATTTCGAGAATTGGgtttctctccaaaatgaaaGTCACTGTTGTTTCACGCAGCGGTAGAGAAGTCATCAAAGGAGGACTCGACCTCAATGACTCGGTATGTTGTACTGGCTGTTTACTGTACTGTTTTATTTCTGGGGAATTCAAGGGAGTGGAATAGTAATTAAACCCACGAGCGTTGAACTACTGTGATTTGAAGTGATTGAGGAACTGTTGATTGTTTTTTCACTTCGATATAAACAAGATGGGGTTTTTGTGAGAAGGCTAAGTTATTCTAATTGGCGTTCAAGTTGTAATTTTGTTTGTCTTTGTGTTGTTTTCACAGGCAACGGTGGCTGATCTACAGGAGGCAATCCATCGGCGAAGTAAGTACTGGTTATGGTTATGGTTCCTGCCTTTTTGCTTTTTCCTCTGTTAAATTCCTTCTGTTTTTGTGATGTTatgcatttaaatttttttgtgtgtttatgATGGTGTAGGTTTGATTTAGAGCTGTCATGAATATTATTGGAAATTTTGTTCTCGAAATTATGACTCCAACAAGTGCAAGTTATGTTGATTCTGTATTTCTGTATCAATGTCCATAAAAATCCTTGTTCCTTATTGAATTTCAGAAGGACTGTGATTTAAAGTTTCATGAATGTTTGGCATAGATTCCGTGATATTTTCCATTGTTTGACGTTGAATTGATAGTGATAAACTAACCTTAAGGAGATCTGTATTTTGTCCTTGTTAAGACCAACCATCTCTCTTGGATGAGCGGATGTCACATGTAATTTTTTAGTCATCATATTAGGCTTATTGTTTGATTGTGTGAGGCTGTCGCCACTGACACTATGATTGTTATTGTATTTTGCATAAGTGGTTCCTTTTGAGATCTTATCCAACTTATAAAAATGTAAAAGAAGAAAGACATTTTAAAAAGgttgaacaaagaaaaacaatcaaaagaagaaaattgggtGGTTGTCTGTCTTAGATGCAATAGATGTTGTTTGATTTCAAGTGATCTAATTTGTTTGTGTCACCTCAACAGCTAAAAAGTTCTACCCTTCAAGGCAGAGGCTTACCCTCCCCCAAAAACCTGGAACGAAGGAGAGGCCTGTTGTCCTTAACTATAAGAAGAGTCTCAAAGAATACTGTGATGGGAATGCAGAGAACTTAACTGTTGTGTTCAAGGACCTTGGTCCACAAGTCTCCTACCGTACACTTTTTTTCTGCGAGTATTTTGGTCCTCTCTTCCTCTATCCAGTCTTTTATTACTTCCCTGTGTATCAATTCTTCGGCTACAAGGGAGAGCGTGTCATCCACCCAGTGCAGACATATGCTTTGTACTACTGGTGTTTCCACTATTTCAAACGTATTATGGAAACATTTTTTGTGCACCGTTTCAGCCATGCAACCTCGCCACTAGCAAACGTATTCCGAAATTGTGCTTATTACTGGTCTTTTGGTTCTTACATTGCATATTATGTGAACCACCCCCTCTACACTCCTGTTGGTGACCTCCAAATGAAGATTGGCTTTGGGATTGGGTTGGTTTGTCAACTTGCAAATTTCTATTGCCACATTTTATTGAGGAATCTTCGTAGCCCTGATGGGAATGGGGGATATCAGATTCCACAAGGATTTCTGTTCAACATTGTGACTTGTGCGAATTACACTACAGAAATTTACCAGTGGCTGGGATTCAATATTGCAACACAAACTGTTGCTGGCTATATCTTTATGGTAGTTGCTGCTCTTATCATGACCAATTGGGCCCTTGCGAAGCACCGTCGGTTGAAGAAGGTAACTCCTTTTTCCTTTCTATGCTATAAAAAGTAAATTCACACACTTGCACATATATCGTTATGCTCTTTATGCATTGTGGTTTTATTGCGTATAAGATGGAATTAGAGTCATATATTTGTCATCATGTTTACTATGTAGAGCTATGTGTACTTGTGTATCACAGTATCATTACCTCTGTTCTTGCACATGTATGCTTGTCTTAATTTGAATTCGTATGGAAGGGCTTGGATAACTACTTGCTTTGGATGATTAGGCCCAAGTCGGGAAAAATCTTAGttgaaatttcaaattaatTGAAGCACTAGGTTGAACTGTTTAGTAATTTCCATTTTCCAATCAATGTGGTTCTTTGGTAAAACTTTGTTCTCACTCCTATTATTTGAAAGATTATAAAACAATAAGGAAAACTTTCTACGAACTccttgtttttctttctatgtTGAGAAGGTGTCTTAATACCGGCACATATATATGGATTGTGGCTTTAAGCTTTGATTTTGTATAAGACGGAGCACTTTTGTCATCATATCTAGAGGGTAAAGATTTGGGTACTTATGTAATGGTACATATATACTTACACATATACCCTTGTATTTAATATGAACTTGTGTTTGTCTACGTGCTTTGGAGAATGACGATGTTCAAGTTGGATCAAATCTAATTTGACATTgttgtcaaatttatcaaatcaCTGGGTTGAACTgcttcatttattttattttgtgatcAATGAGATACATAATATATTTTCTTGCCACCCCAATTATTAGATTATAAAACCTGAGGAAATCTTCGTTTGGGGCTGGCTCTAAGTTATTGTTGGTCTGTCTTTTGTTTGTGAAAGGTGGATGGTGGAGAGTTTGGTCTTTATTCAGATTTTACATAACAAAAATTTGAAGTCCGAAAACAGAATCTGAAATTTTTATCTTCTATGCCTGTCCTTGTCTTCCGCTTTACCTAATTTGCTTATTATCTCTCACCTTGACATCTGCAGCTGTTTGACGGGAAGGAGGGAAGGCCTAAATATCCACGACGATGGGTGATATTGCCTCCATTTCTGTAGAAATTACTTGTGATGCTGCCTCACTCAGTCCCTTCATACCTCGTTTGTAATCAGCTGCATCAATAATGACTTGTATCAAGTTCCATTCTGGTCACACGCAAAAAGTCTTGGATCCATTTTGGAAGCAAATTTCTCCGAGTTGTTGGGATACTTATCTGacgtttctttctttcttttttttttttgcttttattttgtgCAAGTATCTGACGAGTGGCTTAGTTTGATTAATTTATTGGATTGCACCTCAAAAAGATGATCCTTGATATGTAGCTGGTAGTTTATTTTTTGTAGAATTGAATGTATTTGAGTCATGTCCCAAAAAGAGAGTTGGTTCCTTTTTAAATAGTCAAATCAAATATTGCAAGATTCTGGTGACGTCGCTATTTAAACCTCCATATTACTTCTTACACCCCCATCTAGTATTGGCATCTAGTACTAGCTAGCagctcttttttcctttctattgGAGAAGATGTTGGAATTGTTAATATAATCACGGGTCATGCTTTTGAGACCCTCTACTTTTACTTTTTACATCCCTATTGAAAAGACACAACAGGAGGGatggttttttttattctttgttaaCCGTGGGTCCCACATGCTTTAGTCAacttttttattcatttatcttAAAATCGTGGGACCCGTCATCTTTACatttaaatgaaataaattaaatttttaataaactacaaaatataccattaatttattatcaCTAATAACaagttattaccactaataactagttattaccaATAATAACTTGTTATTAGATGTATAGttagttattaccactaatacCTAGTTATCATCACTAATAACTAGTATTAGTTATTACAACTAAAAGTAGGTATTACcacttattagttattaccactaattACTTGTTATTATCACTAATAGCaagttattaccactaataacTAGTTTTTAGTGATAATAACTGGCTATACatctaataactagttattagtgaTGATAACTAGTAATTAGTGGTAATATCTAGTTTTAATTGTAATAACTAATACTAgttattagtggtaataactagttattagtgaTGATAACTAGGCATTAATAGTAATAACTAGCTATACATCTAATAACTAAttattagtggtaataactagttattagtgataataaattaatgatatGTTTTGTGCCACATTGTCACTATACTTTATCGAAAAACACATATTTATGTCTCTCTTATTATGTGTTTTTGAACCTACAAGTTAAGTTAcagtaacaaaaaaatttttttttaagaaaaaggaCCTCATGTGTCAAAGTATGTATTATGCATAGAGCGGTCACCGCTTCACACTTTGCTTCGCCTTCAACTGGTCATGTGACCCATGACAACGAATTCAACAAGTGTCACTCTACATAAAGTCTTTCAAGAAATGAGAATAATTTTTGGAAAAGGAAAATCTTTCCAGAAAAGTCAAATTCAAGAGTACGAGAAGGGGGTCACCCATTGCCTCATTCGTTCTCCTACGACAAATGTCTAGATTCGGATGGGGTCACCTCTTGCAAGTGCTATTTACTTTCTAGCTTGAAGATCGGTGAACCATCTAGGTTAATTTAAAACCGCTGATCCACcttcaaacccaaacccaaaagcTCTATCCAACGCCCACTCTCCACCTCCAGATCCATAGACTTACCCAATTGTGTACTCCGCCACCAACTCCCGCAGTGCCACCTTCGACGCTCCTGCTCAGCTCTGTTTGAGCCGTGAGGTGTGCTTCTAGTGTTCTTTGAGTCattatcttttccttttttattttttttcccaataaaaCATGTATTTGGGCCTATTGTTATTAGATATTTAAGTTCATATtcaaacatatatttttgtcTTTGGTACAGATGATGTTGGGTACGAGGACTATCTTATTGCGGTATTGCCCTCATTTCATGGCATCAAGTGAGCTTTGTCAACTCTGTGTGTAGATTTCTGTAGTATTGGATGAGTGACACATAGTCAGAATAACCAGTCGGGTCTCCCTTTTTGCTTATAATCACCATTCTCCCATTTGAGGTTGAGAAAAGATGGATCATCTGAAATTATGGGGTGAAGAGCTAAGATTGTCAAGTAGTTCTAGTGATAAGataaatatatcaatttttattttttttaataattattttgattaattacatatattaaagtgaatttgtattgttggcaggatgatattgatataaatgaaataaaacaagaagaagaacttgCTCTTGTAaatgaaggtgaagaagaaattgaagtgGATGTTACAAACGATTTTTCCACCGATATGGTATGCTACATAACTAAATTAATACAtgctatattttgttaatttctaacaaatTAAAACATTCTCAGGTATTCAATTCGCGTAAATCGTTAATTGAATGGGTGCAGAATACTGGACGTAATTTgggttttgttattgttattaaaAGGTCAGAGATTGGTGGATTCGGGAGGAGACACAAATTCTTGTTAAAATGTGATCGTGGTGGCACCTACAATAGTAAGAAAACCTCCACAAGGTTAACTGGCACAAAAAAACGAGATTGTCCATTCAGAGCTAAAGGGATGAAATTGAATACAtatgatgattggatggtaagaGTACTATGTGGAGTGCATAACCATTTCGCGGCATTATATATCGAGGATCATTCTTATGTTGGTAAGCATGCATTCCCAAATGTGTTACTGATGCATGCTACATGTAAAACTAACAGGTTCAGGATGATTCTATTTGAGATTGTGGGCGTGACTTCATCAAAGTTGACATTTTGTGTAGGATTTGTTTTCTTACAATCAGAAAAGGAGGGCAATTATACTTGGACACTGAATTGTTTGCGGTCGACAATGGATGAATCAACTTTTCCGAGAGTTATTGTCACTGATAGATATTTGGCATTGATGAGGTCGTGTGCCCAGGTATTTCCTGAGTCGATGAAACTGCTTTGTAGATGGCACATCGACAGAGCTGTTATAGCCCACTGTAAAAAATCATTTCGAGACAAGGAATCTTGGGATTCATTCTACTCCATGTGGCACATATTAATGGAATCAGAAACTGATAATGCGTATGTGCACAATTTATCTGCTCTTGagataattttacaaaactactCCAAAGTCAAGAATTatattaaagatgtatggttgatGCTCTATAAGGAGATGTTCATATCCGCCTGGACAGACacctacatgcatttcggcaaCCTGACTACTAACAAAGCCGAGAGTCAACATTCGAAGTTGAAACTATACTTGGGCACACCTCAATCAGACTTGGAGTCAGCAGTGTCGTCTATTCATCAGCTCATCCAAGGTCAGTTCACAGCAATAAAAAGCTAATTTG
This genomic window from Tripterygium wilfordii isolate XIE 37 chromosome 9, ASM1340144v1, whole genome shotgun sequence contains:
- the LOC120005936 gene encoding uncharacterized protein LOC120005936, whose protein sequence is MKVFNSRKSLIEWVQNTGRNLGFVIVIKRSEIGGFGRRHKFLLKCDRGGTYNSKKTSTRLTGTKKRDCPFRAKGMKLNTYDDWMVRVLCGVHNHFAALYIEDHSYVGKHAFPNVLLMHATCKTNRFRMILFEIVGVTSSKLTFCVGFVFLQSEKEGNYTWTLNCLRSTMDESTFPRVIVTDRYLALMRSCAQVFPESMKLLCRWHIDRAVIAHCKKSFRDKESWDSFYSMWHILMESETDNAYVHNLSALEIILQNYSKVKNYIKDVWLMLYKEMFISAWTDTYMHFGNLTTNKAESQHSKLKLYLGTPQSDLESAVSSIHQLIQVIYSCGCKLRMSNRLPCAHELAIYTNEDCPIPIACIDKFWKKLDLLPSVSPVNDDIDCSVEQQMFAEQFKRQSKPDKVSLLRKLREIINPSITSLFEPVVKTNISGCPSSKKKIDKSTCCNQYAFDFVQHDLNHSQDPVRHSSSSIRPSANRKVDRSISNYASAFEFVQQEDLCYSQELGRHSCSSIYSTPPLPTQRISRSRSTAYEHVYLSQFPPILQPYIMFVKDVRADGNCGFRLLLDYLVLERMHG
- the LOC120004911 gene encoding very-long-chain enoyl-CoA reductase, with the protein product MKVTVVSRSGREVIKGGLDLNDSATVADLQEAIHRRTKKFYPSRQRLTLPQKPGTKERPVVLNYKKSLKEYCDGNAENLTVVFKDLGPQVSYRTLFFCEYFGPLFLYPVFYYFPVYQFFGYKGERVIHPVQTYALYYWCFHYFKRIMETFFVHRFSHATSPLANVFRNCAYYWSFGSYIAYYVNHPLYTPVGDLQMKIGFGIGLVCQLANFYCHILLRNLRSPDGNGGYQIPQGFLFNIVTCANYTTEIYQWLGFNIATQTVAGYIFMVVAALIMTNWALAKHRRLKKLFDGKEGRPKYPRRWVILPPFL